A single genomic interval of Symphalangus syndactylus isolate Jambi chromosome 18, NHGRI_mSymSyn1-v2.1_pri, whole genome shotgun sequence harbors:
- the DNAJC5G gene encoding LOW QUALITY PROTEIN: dnaJ homolog subfamily C member 5G (The sequence of the model RefSeq protein was modified relative to this genomic sequence to represent the inferred CDS: deleted 1 base in 1 codon), with the protein MESQEQGHTSWVFQVVEVFPGGREGGTERRALSPEDNWEEVLTDAASPLAQIMSTMNEAAHQLSRSGTSLYAVLELKKGASPGDIKKSYSHSPLLPHPPFGYRLGRKLALQYHPDKNPGNAQAAEIFKEINAAHAILSDSKKRKIYDQHGSLGMYLYDHVGEEGVRYYFILNSCWFKTLVILCTLLTCCCFCCCCCFCCGALKPPPEQGSGKKYQQNVQSQPPRSGAKRDFRSEENSEDDF; encoded by the exons ATGGAGAGTCAGGAACAGGGGCATACGAGTTGGGTTTTCCAGGTTGTGGAGGTGTTTCCGggtggaagagaaggagggacCGAGCGGAGAGCCCTAAGTCCTGAAGACAACTGGGAAG AAGTTCTCACAGATGCTGCTTCTCCTCTGGCTCAGATCATGTCTACCATGAACGAAGCAGCCCACCAGCTGTCCAGAAGTGGGACGAGCCTCTATGCAGTGCTGGAGCTTAAGAAG GGTGCCTCACCTGGAGACATCAAAAAATCCTACAG ccatTCTCCATTGCTTCCCCACCCTCCTTTTGGGTATCGCCTGGGTAGGAAACTGGCCTTGCAGTATCATCCCGACAAGAATCCAGGGAATGCTCAAGCAGCAGAAATATTCAAAGAGATCAACGCAGCTCATGCCATACTGAGCGACTCTAAGAAGCGGAAAATTTACGACCAGCATGGCTCATTGGGAATGTATCTGTATGATCACGTTGGTGAAGAAGGCGTCAGATACTATTTTATTCTGAATAGTTGTTGGTTCAAG ACACTTGTCATCCTGTGTACTCTGCTCACTTGTTGCTGtttctgttgttgctgctgtttttgCTGTGGAGCACTTAAACCACCACCTGAGCAGGGTAGTGGGAAAAAATATCAGCAGAATGTCCAGAGTCAGCCTCCAAGGTCAG GAGCCAAACGTGATTTTAGAAGCGAGGAAAATAGCGAAGATGATTTTTAA